One window of Jannaschia sp. CCS1 genomic DNA carries:
- a CDS encoding TIGR02300 family protein, whose protein sequence is MPKEEWGVKRVCPTTGKRFYDLGASPIVSPYTGEVVVLETGKGGAQSLVADKAATKAKEAESEDEDLVLDDDIDIEDDDDADLPDDDVLDDDDEDTVALDDIADVASDDNDD, encoded by the coding sequence TGGGGCGTTAAACGCGTCTGTCCCACAACCGGAAAACGCTTTTACGATCTGGGCGCAAGCCCCATCGTCAGCCCCTACACGGGCGAAGTCGTTGTGCTTGAAACCGGCAAGGGCGGCGCGCAAAGCCTGGTGGCCGACAAGGCCGCGACAAAAGCAAAAGAGGCCGAGAGCGAAGACGAAGATCTGGTCCTCGACGACGATATCGACATCGAAGACGACGATGATGCCGATCTGCCAGATGACGATGTGCTCGACGATGATGACGAGGATACGGTCGCATTGGACGATATCGCGGACGTTGCCTCGGATGATAACGACGACTGA